Part of the Mauremys mutica isolate MM-2020 ecotype Southern chromosome 1, ASM2049712v1, whole genome shotgun sequence genome is shown below.
CCCCCACTGCCCCGGCCGGGAGTAACGCCCTTCCCAGAGCTCTGAGCTACTGCCCCCGCCGGTGGCACAAAGCAGGCAGGAGGAGCGAGCGCTGCGGCTGCGGAGCAGACCAGGGCGGCCAGGTCTCACCTTGGTGCAGACACTGGAGGTGAACTCCGCCCGGGGGAACAGACCTGACACATtcagcgccccgccccgccccagggcctGAACCCCGGCGGGAGCTCCCTGGAGCGCCCCCCGCACACAAACCCTCCCGCCGCGCGCACGCACCCAGCATGCGCCCAGGGTCCAGGGTCCAGGGTCCAGGGTCccctcccgccgccgccgccgtaTTATCATCACAGGCACCTCCCGAGAACCAGGAAGGAACGCGGCTCACGTGCCCCGCCCGCAGCGCAGCGCGCCCCGCCCCATTGCGCCCTGGGTTGCGTCCTCTGATTGGCTGGAGGCCCGCCGCGCTGGGACAACGAGTCGCACAATGCTCTGCGTCCGATTGGCCGGGCCTCGAGACAGACCCGTCCCCCGCCGCTATGAGACGGGATGTGACGTCACTGGAAAGCGATGCTTCTCGGGAAACCACATGTCCCGGCGCTCCCCGCGGTGGAGGTCAAAGGTGAAGCGcaagatggcggcggcggcggcggacgCGGAGCATGGGCCGCTGGAGGAGACGGTGGAAGAGCAGCGGAGCTTCAAGGAGCTGGTGAGACAAGCGGAGAAcgagcccccccccggcccggcgtcTCCTGTCCGTGTCCGCCCTGCTCTGGGCCCCGCGCGGTGTCCGGCCCCCGCCCCCGTCACACGCCGGCGCGCCCGGCTCCCTGAGGGGCACgcggcgggggggcgggcggTTAACCCGGGACTTGGGCACCTGGCTCGGTTCCCCGCTCTGCTAGCGGCTCCCTCGGTCTCCTTTGCCCGCCTGTGCAGTGGGAAGCACCGCGCGCCCCGCCGCGCCGCTGAAGACTGTGCGGGGCTCAGATACGGGGGTGGTGTCGGGGCCAAGCACCGTGGCGAGCGCTCCCGTTCCGCCTGCCTGGGACCTGAGGGTGATGCCACCCTGTGCCCTTCCCCGCCTGCTGAGCCTTGCTGCTTATTGCTTAATCTTTGAGAGTTGAAAGTAGATCTGGTGCCAGCACTTGCTGTGGGACCTGAACACGCAGCCCTCCaggtgtgctgtgctgtgctggtaCCATTTGCCTCTCTGCATCAGGGGTAtcctggaagggagggggggggggtattaACTGGCAAACTGTCCAGCTTTCATTTGGGGCCTCAGTTACTCTTGATATGAGAGCTTAAGAGATGCTATTAACATAAAATAtggctattaaaaaaattaaagtagaTGAAGATGCTATACCTGTcctagccctctgcccccaggtaatttttctcttttaaaatcacTTTATTCTGTTCTTAAATGTCTTTCTCTGCCCTGTTTCTATATGAAAAAACCAGCCAAGTAACGGGGAAGACATGGGGAAATGCAACTGGTTGTATACAAAGTGCTGTGGAATGCATGAATTGGAAAAAAGAACCCCCCCCTCGTGATCTTAGTTATAGTGATATTAGCAGGTACTTGTAGTAATAGGGGGTAACATTTTCAGAcagatttgacttttttttttttaagttgagggAATTCCTTAAAAGCGATCCCCACAGTTTGTGGGTGCAATATTGAGTGTCCATGGGTTGACTGGGAGGGACTTAACTGTGTCAGCTGCATTTGATTAGCTAGCTTGGTAGTTCTTGGCCATTTCTTGATGTTTGTCCCCTTTTTTTCTTTCACTCTCAGGGTGTAACAGATGTGCTGTGTGAAACTTGTGACCAGTTGGGATGGAAGACACCAACTAAAATTCAAGTTGAGGCTATTCCTGTGGCTCTCCAAGGTGagcaaagtctgcttttctgtttCTGAGAACAGGTGTGGGAAGAAGGGTGTTGACTTCACATGGGTGAATCTGGTAGAGGTCTCTAATTCTTGAGGTGATTGAAGACCATGCTCCTGTGGAAAGTGAAGCACTAATGTTAACTCCAGTATCCTGTCCAGGTTCTAGTTCAGATCTGACAATTGGTCACCCTAAACCTCCCCTGCGATTTTAGATGGGTACAATATTCCTCACTGCCTGTATTGCTGTTTAGTTTTGAAGTGCACTATAAAGATATGGCATTGTGTAAACATGTTGTTTAATGGGGCTGGATGAAACATTCATAGCATATAATTCaacaaattttatttttcttctttgtaaAATATTAGTGTATATCATGATCTTCTCAAAACTATTTTCCAGTTAATGCCAGTAAATAAATCTTGCTCTGTAGCAACTTCATTAACAGTTCATAGTGAATATTTGAAATTTCAGCTGTCTTGATTAGTCACATAGATGCTAGGTatgtaaatattgtttaaaaaaaaaggtaatcagttaaatgattaaaattataTCGTTTAACAGATTAACCAAGGTCCCTCCAGCCAGCCTAGCACAGGCTGGGGTCACTCTGGCCAGCCTGGTGCAGGCTGGGGTTAACAGTTATGGTCagttaaccttttacatccctaatAGATGCATGGTAGACTTCTGCTCTCTGTCTGAAAGAAGGTGTATTTTAGCATCAGGTTTCCAGAGTGAATAATTGCTCATTCAAAATGGCTTTCTGGGAACATCCTGTAATTGCTGATTTCAGTTACGTTTTTACTAACATTCCTGTCACTAAACTCAGTCACTAGAATATTCATAAAGTGAACACTATTGGGATAGGAAGACAATTCAATAACATGTTTAGAAAAGTGAGTTATTTTTTCAGTGTTTGCTTGTTCTATTACTTATTGGCAGGTACATTTGAATGAAAGCCACATAGGTATTAGTACTTCTAAAATTAGTTACACTTTAGGAACTTTCCTGGTTGAAGTCAAGGATTGGGGTTATTTTAAGATGTGCCTGTGCCTCAGAACAGACCGTGGCTTGGCAAAAGCAAAGCTGGTACTGCTACTGGATCTGTCTGCAGCAAGGTTCCTAAGCCCTGAAACATGGCTAAAACTTTACCAGATTTCCTTATCAGTCACGAAGTGACAAAGATAATTTTTTTGGACATATTTAATCATATGAGGGCAATGGTGTATAAAATGGCTGGATTTAGTGAAATGTGAAGTGAGGGTTTGCGACCTGAAGTTCTAAGACAAACTATATGCTGCTTGGAACCTAGTGGGAAGATAAAAGGGACTGTGGGATTCAAGTTAACAGTTACATAGGAATAAAACCATGTTTAAATGCTGCAAAGATCTATGGAGGCTCCCTGTTCAGGTGCTGTGTCCTTGCACCTGTTGTTTTCTCACTCCTGTGAGTACTTGCTGGTACAGATCTCTCAAATCTCATTATGGGTTTCTCTTTTTTCTTATGATGCTGGGAGGGCATCTCTCTAGGCTCTAGTATAACAGGCTTTTGCCTCCACCTCTTCTCTTGTAGGCCGGGATATCATCGGGCTAgcagagacaggctctggaaaAACAGGGGCCTTTGCTTTGCCCATCCTGCAGACACTGCTGGAAACACCCCAACGCCTCTTTGCTCTTGTCCTCACCCCAACCCGAGAGCTCGCCTTCCAGATCTCAGAGCAGTTTGAAGCTCTTGGATCCTCCATTGGTGTCAAAAGTGGTGAGTAGCCTTCTAATGGGCCTCAGAATTGTACCGTTCAGATGTTACTGTGAGAAAATTTGAGGGAATAGGAGAAAGCTGTTAAACTGTAAGGAAGGGAGTAGAGAGTATGGAATGAGGGGAGATAGAGGAATAGAGCATGGGGTTGGGAAAGGATCATTGGTGAGGGGGTAGTATTTATGGTGGTGGCATATAACCTTTCAGTGTGAAAAAGAGCACGTAGCAGTCGTCTTCTCTGAGGTGTACATCCAGGCAGTGGACGTTTCCCAAGAGGGAAGTGGGGAGGATCACCCATAACCACTTGTTAAATTGTCCACCATAAATTTGAGTCACCACCCCAATGAACTGAATAGAGGAGTTCACACCTATCAGGCTTTCTTTGCAGACTCCCTGCAGCAGTTCCATATTCAAATTAATGTTTTAAGGTTTAGtttgcaaccataagggctaggaACTCCGAATGAATGCACAGATTTTGCAGCTAAACTTAGTAGCAAGGGGTGGATTTTGCAGCTAGCTTTGTGACTGTGGAAAACATAGGGCCATGACAGTAAATGAGCTGAGGACTTGAAATCTGGATTAGGATATCTGGGGGAAGACAGTTACTGGTCAGGGATGCCAAAATGTAGTTAAAGAGAATTCTTATTAAGACAAGTGGCTTTAAATTCCTATACATAAATTGTGGGTGGATTTGAGAGGGGACAGGAATAGGTAGATTGTTGATTATAGTGGTGGCTTGTACTGGTTCTGTTCCAGGGGGACTCACTCTGTCTCTTTTTTTCCCACAGCGGTTATTGTGGGTGGAATTGACATGATGTCACAGGCTCTGACCTTAGCCAAGAAGCCACATGTTATAATTGGTAAGAAATCAGCATGTAGAATGATGCTTGTAATAAGATCACAGGCCTCCTAAGGAATGTGAAATGGTGGTGTTGGTTGTCAGAAGTTCCTATATGTGTCTGGAGGGAGCAATGAGTGTAACCTCAGTATGTTCCTCTTGGCTTTGAAGAAGGGACAGTGGATGCAATGCAAGCTCATCTCAAAATGGTCCAGCCACATTGCCTTGGGACTGGTCTCCCATTTTCCCCCAAGAACTCAAGCACCATGGTCTAGAGCTCTTCTCAGGATGCCTCTGATCTGGCCCACTTTTTCCCTTAGAAAGCCTGGTCTGGTGGTCTCATTTTAAGACAGCTCTGGTACACGGGAGCTCTTCCATCCAGGGAAAATCAGTCTGCTTTGGCTTCTCACCAGTCATCTTCAGTTCCCAGCACAGCTCCGTACTGCTGTGACTGTCTTTACAATCTTAGGCAAAAGAAGCCAATTCTATAGCAGAGTCCCTCCCTCCTCACTTGCAGTGCCTCTTCCCTCCTCACGTGGACTGCATTCTGGGACATTTTTCCCATTACTGTCACCTTTACCTCTCTTTTTGATTGTCTGTTGGTAGCAACACCTGGCCGTCTGATTGACCATCTGGAGAACACAAAAGGTTTCAACTTGCGAGCTCTTAAGTACCTGGTTATGGATGAAGCTGACCGGATCCTCAACATGGATTTTGAGACAGAGGTGAGGCCTACGATACCCGCCGTAAaggaaaagtcctatagaatttaacagaTGAAATCAGTACAGTCTTAAGGAAACTATTCTAAATGTCTATAAGACTTAATaggacagcggttctcaaactgtgggtcaggtcCCAAAGTGGTTCgccaccccattttaatggggttgccaaggctggcattagacttgctggggcctggggctgaagtcgaAGCCTGGGGAAGTGGGGTTCAGGTTAAAGGCTCCTTGCCCAGACTGatgcccttgggcttcagctttgcctTCCTGCCCCTttggggtggcagggcttgggcaggctcaggctttgatccctccctcctggggttgtgtagtaattttcgTTGTCAGAAGGGGGCCGCAGTGCTGTGAAGTTTGAGAAGCGCTGTAATAGAAAATGAAACGTTGCTGTAGCTTTATTAAACTATCCCACAAAACTTAATAGTAAATTATATGTAACTTTTAACGTCCCTTAGGATTCTCTCTTAAATTCTACACAGTGGTTTAAACACTTTAGAAATGAGCTAATCTCTGTTAAATTCTGTTGGATTCTTCCCTAaatgtttgtggtggtgttcCTCATTAGGTGCACATGCTGATGTACGTACTCCTGCAGATATACTGCCTGTTGACTTTGGGAGTCCATGGTGACTGTCTGGGTGTCTCAGCCCACAATGCAGCTTCATTTTATATGGTTCTTTTAAAAGAAGAGAGGGATGTATTGCAATGGCCACTCCTCCCATATCAGACAGATTAGCATATGGGCCTGTATTCATGTATTTTCTGCATCCTCTGCTTGGAACACTTAATTGAAGGGGTGCATGTCTTGACTTCTACGGTGCCTCAATAGCAGGTTTTGCCTCCTACCTCTTTTACAGGTGGATAAGATTCTAAAAGTGATTCCCCGAGACAGGAAGACATTCCTCTTTTCTGCCACCATGACCAAGAAGGTGAGAGCATAACTTTCCTCAGATCAGCCTGTGTGTTTTgaaagtgggggaaggggtcatgGATTATCTGATAGATGTTTCTacacccctttcctcctccctaaggctacatctacactatgagttagggatgtgattcccctgcttgtgtaTGCATACTCGTGCTAGCTCTCATTGATATAAGAGTGGTATAAGAGTGGCATAGCCGTGGAAGCATGGGTGGTGAAGGCATGGCTTAGCCCGGCCGTGTACAAATTTGCCTGAAACTGGTGGGTACATGCTTGGCATTACCCAGCCATGCCTCCACAACcagtgctaccatggctacactgccaTTCATGCTCACACTATCTTGAGCGCTAGCACCTGCACACAAGCAGGGGAATCATTCtcctagcttgtagtgtagaccgaGCCTTAGAGCTGTGTTGCTGGAGGATTAGCGTCTTGCTAATACTGACTTATTTTGATTCCTCATTCAGGTGCAAAAGCTCCAGcgtgctgcactgaaggaccctgTTAAATGTGCTGTTTCCTCCAAATATCAGACAGTTGAAAAACTGCAGCAGCATTATATTTTCATCCCCTCCAGATTCAAGGTAATgactctcctctctccccatcctcaAAGCCATTCTTGCTCCTTCTTCATAGTTACACTCCTGCTCTTTCTGACCTTCTCTGGCTTATGGGTGAAGTTGTCCTTTGCTCTCATGTAGTCTGTAccactgctgtgtttgttgatctTTGCAGGACAGTTACCTGGTTTATATCCTGAATGAACTGGCTGGGAACTCCTTCATGATATTCTGCAGTACCTGCAACAACACTCAAAGGACAGCTCTCCTGCTCCGCAACTTGGGTTTCACTGCCATACCCCTCCATGGACAGATGAGTCAGGTAGTAGCCTATTCCACTCCTTGCTGTGTAGGTGTATTTGAGATGAGGATGTGCCACTGTGTCATGACCATAACGTGTGTAGGGCTggctccctagagcttaatttAACATTAATGCAGCCACCAAATTCCAGTGTACCAGTATTGGGTGTTCCAGGTGAAAGCTTAATCTCCCAATCCTTCTGTATACAAAAGGATAACAATAGTTTAACAAGAATAGGATCAGTCCTTTGCTGTTTGATTCCTTAACTTTCGAGTTACAaacttgtttctttatttttctttctactGTCACAGAATAAGCGACTGGGATCCCTGAACAAGTTCAAGGCAAAGGCCCGTTCCATTCTGCTGGCTACAGATGTTGCAAGCAGAGGTCTGGACATTCCACATGTGGATGTGGTGATAAATTTTGATATTCCCACACATTCCAAGGTGAGATACTCATCTTGATAACCGGGGGTTCCTATCCCCTAATGCTTAAGATTGATCACCGAAGCTCAGTACAGAAGActttctcttctttctcctctgctGACTGGAGCTCTTAGCTCACTCTTCTAGATGAAGCTGTACCGTTTCTTTTCTATGGTGACATTTTTACTTGATCTTGCTTTTTGGGTAGATTGGTGTGTACTGCAGAACAGGGGCGTGATAACTAGGGATGCTTTCTCTTTGCGTGGGGGGAGGGCCAGGGGGATAAATTCCAGTTTCTGTTGCGTCATGCTAAAGGGAAAATATCCACTTTAATCTTGGGAAATAGTCCAATTTATGATGATTCCTGTTTCTGTATGTTgtggactttttttttgtttttttttaaagtcagtcaGTGTTAGGGTTTTTCTGTTCTGGGTTCATAACGATTTTCTTTGCAAGGGAGAAACTGATTAGACTAGAGTGCTGTGAAATTGGACAAATTTTTCAAACTGAAATAGACACTTCACTAAACCTGAAGAGTTGTTAAAATCTTAGGACATCTCTCTATGTAAGGCATAGCATTATCAGATGTGACTTTTTTCAAGTTGATGGCATCGCTTGTTAAGACTAATTTATAGCTCAATACCTGCTGTTAGGTAAACAATATTCAGTATTCTAGAAATTAAAACGGACTATTGTTTCCTGTAACACTTATGGTGTACTAGACTCTGCAAACAAATAAGAGGGACATAGTCCCTGTTCTTGAAGATCTTAAATTATGAAAAGACTATGGGTAGATTAGGAGTAATAAACCtactaggtcatctagtccaggattTCTCAAAAGTGGACCACATCTTAATAGTTAGTTGTGAACACCTCCCCTTGCAATTCACTGTCTCAGACCTCTTCCCCTCTTATTTCTTGCAGTCATATAACAAGCCAATGGGAAGTATAGAAAAGTGGCTAAAGTATTTTTATCTGCCTTACTGTGGTTTAGGAAATGAAATCGTACCATACAACCAGCAAGTGCTCCTCAGATCAGTTGGGAGACTTCAGATCTAGTTCGTCTTGCCCACTCAAGGCTGCTTCCCACTGTATGTTCTCCAGAGCTTTTGTCTAGTATTAAATGACCCTTGCAATTGAACTTCCACGTCCCGTAGACTATTCCACAGTCCAATAGAGTGTACCCAAAAATGTCTTGATAGTTCACCTTATTTATATCATGGTTTAATTTTGTCCTGCAGATTTTGCAGTGCAGTTGACTgtcagaaaaggaaaaaatgaggAGAGGCACTGTTATAGGCTTATaccataagaacataggaacataagagaggccgtaccgggtcagaccaaaggtccatctagcccagtatctgtctaccgacagtggccaatgccaggtgccccagagggagtgaacctaacaggcaatgatcaagtgacctctctcctgccatccatctccatcctctgacgaacagaggctagggacaccattcttacccatcctggctaatagccatttatggacttagccaccatgaatttatccagttcccttttaaacactgttatagtcctagccttcacaacctcctcaggtaaagagttccacaagttgactgtgcgctgcgtgaagaagaacttccttgtatttgttttaaacctgctgcctattaatttcatttggtgacccctagttcttgtattattttCATAATTCAGAGATGGGTTAATGCCAGAGAACAAACTAGAAAGCTGCTTTCACCATCCCCTCAATTCTCAGGGAGCTATGCTACTCATACATGCTACTCCTTTGAGCATAAATCCTGACCATtgtttctcccctccctcatggCTTCTGTTTTGTCCTAGGGAAATGAATAGTCCTCCCTGCGTAGCCATTTA
Proteins encoded:
- the DDX47 gene encoding probable ATP-dependent RNA helicase DDX47 translates to MSRRSPRWRSKVKRKMAAAAADAEHGPLEETVEEQRSFKELGVTDVLCETCDQLGWKTPTKIQVEAIPVALQGRDIIGLAETGSGKTGAFALPILQTLLETPQRLFALVLTPTRELAFQISEQFEALGSSIGVKSAVIVGGIDMMSQALTLAKKPHVIIATPGRLIDHLENTKGFNLRALKYLVMDEADRILNMDFETEVDKILKVIPRDRKTFLFSATMTKKVQKLQRAALKDPVKCAVSSKYQTVEKLQQHYIFIPSRFKDSYLVYILNELAGNSFMIFCSTCNNTQRTALLLRNLGFTAIPLHGQMSQNKRLGSLNKFKAKARSILLATDVASRGLDIPHVDVVINFDIPTHSKDYIHRVGRTARAGRSGKSITFVTQYDVELFQRIEHLIGKKLPVFPTQEEEVMMLTERVAEAQRFARMELREQGEKKKRSRDEANDDDDTEGATGVRNKVAGGKMKKRKAPR